A genome region from Tachyglossus aculeatus isolate mTacAcu1 chromosome 1, mTacAcu1.pri, whole genome shotgun sequence includes the following:
- the LOC119919413 gene encoding uncharacterized protein LOC119919413, with protein MDQMLAFLSPQGLPLSDLNDEDLQNLVPLLSCRVTEEEAALSLLEDEVLHLQEQIAESAAERARYVSITAQLAPPPPSFWDHEEQRPRGGRDPPQQEPSGPWASNPEHPAGEESEAAEGQTEMTMGAETETTLASLRQREEALRREKQQLLEHLEVAQAALSQAQGDWRAAKAQLARLEKEQYGATPGASGRKSGTDRKLDARIRELKILEALTEKQ; from the exons ATGGACCAGATGCTCGCCTTTCTGTCCCCTCAAGGCCTTCCACTTTCGGACCTCAATGACGAGGACTtacag AACCTGGTGCCATTGCTGTCTTGCCGGGTGACCGAAGAGGAAGCGGCGCTGAGCTTGCTGGAGGATGAGGTCCTCCATCTCCAGGAGCAGATCGCCGAGAG TGCTGCCGAGAGAGCCCGCTATGTGTCCATCACTGCCCAGTTGGCCCCGCCACCACCTTCCTTCTGGGACCATGAAGAGCAgcggcccaggggaggacgggaCCCGCCACAGCAGGAGCCCAGCGGGCCCTGGGCCTCCAACCCCGAACACCCGGCTGG GGAGGAAAGcgaggcggcagaggggcagacagaaatGACCATGGGCGCCGAGACGGAGACCACCCTGGCCTCCCTGAGGCAGCGAGAGGAGGCCCTGAGGCGAGAGAAGCAGCAGCTGTTGGAGCATCTGGAGGTGGCCCAGGCCGCCCTGAGCCAGGCCCAGGGGGATTGGCGGGCAG CCAAAGCGCAGCTGGCTCGTTTGGAGAAGGAACAATATGGAGCCACGCCCGGGGCATCCGGGAGAAAGAGCGGGACGGATCGGAAGCTGGACGCCCGGATTAGGGAGCTGAAGATTCTGGAAGCCCTCACCGAGAAGCAGTGA